The Aspergillus nidulans FGSC A4 chromosome VII nucleotide sequence TAACAGAGATCGTAGACTCGATTGGTGTTCGATTCTCCTCGTCCGTTCCCTAGCGTCCTCTGCCCGCCCCGTAGTTCGTGCTGTGCGTTCTCGTCGTGCCGCCCGCTCTTCATCCCGCCGTCGCCGAGAGCGACCATCTTCTCTCTGCCCATTAAAATCAGCAGAATCCGTCCGACGAGTTCGTGATGACTGCCGCGACCGATGGCCCGTCGCCTGCGTTCGACTCCGATTGTCCTGTAGACTCAGCTGACGAACCTCCTCCAAGATCCtctggtcttcttcgtcagAACCCGCCGAGCTGATGTCTGAGGACGTTACAGGCGGGAAAACCGACTCCCCATGTTTATATCGCTTTTCAATCTCTGCTCGTTCAGCAGCTGGCTTGGCACGCTCAGGATTGGCGGTCAGCACCATCTCTAAGAGTGTCGTCACGGTGGCATTTGGACGAGTCTCGCGAACTCTCGCACGGCATGATGGGCAGGTATATCGAGGAGTAGTGGTGGACGGTCGACGACTTGCTTGAGTGTAGAACCATTCTTTCAAACATGATCCGCAGAAGGTATGAAGGCAATCAAGGAGGGTGAGCGGCTGAAATAGCAATTCTGTGCAAATCTAGCGTAGTGGTCAGCAGGGCACATTCGAGAAATAGAATCGGCCTCCAGGTTCGAGATAAACAATGAAATCAGGGGACAGGATTGTTCAATAGATGCAAGGGGGCAATAGCCTGCAAGATAACAGGGCTGAATGCCGAAGCCCGCCCTCTTGCCTTGAAGCTGGCGTTGAGGCTTTCAAAGAGTATACTTACAGAGCATGTCAGTTCTTTTTCTAAGTCTCCCAAACCAGGAGCACCTTGCGGCTCTGGCGACATGGAGAAAATGTGGACAACAGGGTAGAAGCGAGTGGAAGAGGcctggaagaggggaaaaCCGTGGTTGACTGGGTGTGGTCGGCTGGAGCGAGAGTCCCACTAGATCGACTCGATCGGTTCCACCGCCGCATCATCGATTCATGGGGTTTCCGTAGGGCGCAGATCATTACATCAAATGCATAACTTTCATAAGCCAGGTAGGTATACTTAGATGCATAAAACTGATATATTCTCAACAAAAGTTCACGACCTGCTAAACACCCCACGCTTCTAGATATAGATTATAATGATCACTATTTACCaaatttctccttctcccagAACCAATGATACAGGCTCTTCCACTCTctcgcctcgtcctccacaTAATCACCGACCAACTCCGCCGTTTCATTTGATCCCAGCGCGTCAACATTAACCGGATTAGTATTAGATGTCATGTCGACTGCTGCACTGCCAGTGTGGCTGTCCAGTATTTCTTCTGTGTtactcttcgccttctctgCAAGATCCTTTGCGCCTTCTCGAGCTGCCTCAGCATATTCTTCAGCCCGTTCTCGGGCCGCTTCAAGCAGTTCCTCAGGGCTAGGATACCGTCTGCTCAGAATGAGAATGAGATAATAAGCCCGGACAATTCCAGAGTAGACAGCATCTTTTGCAAGCATTGTGAATCCATGGGAGAAGAACCCTTTGAGTACTTCTCCGCGGAGGCCGGCGTACAACTCAGAGACCCCCTCAGTTCGAGCTATGGTGATGACGCTAGATATGATCGATGGCACAAAGAAGATCTCATCTGAATCATTGTCATCACTCGCGTTTGTTCCTTCATCTTTGGATCTCGAACTAGAACCCGATACTTGGGAACGAGTCTTTGCCATTGAAAAAGGGTATGTGATCGAGGACGCTGCTGACTTGCTGAGAGCGGCAATCAAGAACTTGACGGCTGCAGACGAAGGAGCCCCCTTGCTCCGGCGAAGAACGGATTTCAGAATCccgttgaggaagaaggtgATGGACGGATTCAACGTGAGGATAAGCGAGGCGGAGTACCCGGACCAGAACCCTGCAATACCCTTCTCCGAGAGAATCTTTGACGCAATTTGCGACGAGCTAGCTGAAGTCTTCGACGTCTGTTTCCGGGCCACGATGTTCGATAAAGGCGTCGTGAAGAATTTGGAAAACGCCCCAGCCAGCACTCCGACAGCCAATTCATCAAGAACAGGCAATACCTTATGCCTTGATTTGCGCTGCGAACCGTACCTCGCAGCAATCCTCCGCTGCCTAAAAAACTCGTACGCTAAGAAGAACAAAAACGCATCAAGCACACTTTTGAGCGTGTCCTGCACAAGGCCAGAATAAAGACCGCTGATGCCCTCCTTCGAGTATATTTTCCGCGCTGCATCCACTATCCCAGCATActcatcaccatcttcgTGTTTCTGTTCATCGCTTGCTCTCCGTCCCCGTCGCTTCTGGGTTTGCAATCTCGCAATGATAAGGCTTAACGGATAAGTGGCAAGGTTCGACGCTGCAGCGCCAACGgcaccagcaacagcattCCCTATGGTTGGTAACGCCGGTCCTCGAAGCGCCACTTTTCTCCAATCTTCTTTTGGCGGACTCTCTTCATATTTAAGATACAGTTGATAAGCATCCTAAAAAGTTCAAGTTGCAGAAAGTTAGCCAAAAAAAAGTTCAGACATTGAACCTCAAGCAGTCATACCAGTTCATAATCGTCTTCTGACATGTTGCTCGACTAAcaatcagcttcttccggCGAAAGCACCAACTTCAAGCTCAACGTATGATGCGAGAgtaggaaaaaaaaatcctTTCCAAAAGGACGCGCCTAGCTTTGAATCCTGGGATGGGACAATCATCCGAGGAGGTCGGTGAAATAACGTCATTGGGCCCGTGACACCTAGAGCTATCGGCAGGCATGTGATTATCTCAACCCTGATTCACCAACCTGACGCAAAAAGGACGGCCTGCTTATTTCGTCACCGAGGCTACCTCTAAGGCTGCAAATTTGCTGTTGGGATTTGGCAGCGCTGGAAAACCGTTTCATAGATTTGGCATAATCCCCCCACAACCTCCGCGCTGCTCTATGAGCCAGACGGATATTTCTCAACTCCTGATCAATGGACATAAACGTAATTAAATTGTGGATTGCAGTGCGTTCTTGATCGGAATCTAAATACATATACCTTATCTGCCACTCCCTTGGTCCAGACGTTCTTTTCATAGTAGTAGATAGTATTACTTGACCAGCAGTATCGCCATCTCGTATCAGCTACGTTTGTTGCGACTACTTGCTCTACTGGTATAAGAATTCAAGTTCGCAATATATCATCTATCTCTATGTGGTCTTCCTCAATCCCTCTATAGACATCCCTGAGAACCGGCTTCTCGTCAAGCACGGGAGTCTCTTCTAGCAATTGCGTTCGATAAATACATTTGACGAGCCCTGAGAATTCCAAGTATGTAATGACCGGAGGAGACGGGAGGGATAGGTGGAATTGCGGTAGAGCAGGATGATAAATGAAAATGGAAAAGTGAAAAGTGAGAAGCACCATTACATGAGAAGACAATAAAAtcagaaaaaagcaaaatcTCTCCCAATAACCAAAACGCCGTTCGCATAGTGTGTACTCTTAGCATGGTGCGCCCCTGGTATCATCGCTTAACTGTCCTTGACCACAAGCACTTTCAACGGGAATAATCGCATAGACACAAGGCTGAGCCCGGGGTTATTCGTAAGGACATCATGTTGTTGAATTCGATCAGCGGACAGCTGTTGATAGTTCATAGGttaccttttctttcctttccttttttcctttctctcaTTCTTTCGCTCTTTCCAGTCGTGCTTTCGCGGCCTTATCCCTGCTCTTATGCTCTTGCACCCATTTTGGCAGTGTCTTTTCAGCTATGCTGCTGGTTTCGATGTGTCCGATGTCTAGACTTCACGACCGTTTGAACATAACTTAGCGGCGAAGACGCTTCGTGGGCACTGGAGAATGATCATACCCATCGTCCGTGTAGGATTGCTCTCCTGTGACATGGGAATTGGTTCGCTGAAAGGATGTCTGACGGAAGTCAGCAGGTGTGGATTGTGGGGAGCGAAGGAGTCCAAAGGCGCCTGGGTTCGGAGTGAACGCATTTTCTAGCATGATAGAGGTTTCGTGGATTTCTTGAGGCTGCGAAGGATCTTGGTTGCTATACGGTGGAACACCTAGAGGGAGAGTCTGCTCTGACTGCGATCTGCCCTGTCTTAGATTTGTTGGGCGCCTGTTACTGGTGGAATAAAACAGATGAGCTGGGTAGTGGTgagattgttgatgttgccCGGGCTGGGCCTGATAAACCACATGCATATCGTGGTCCATCGACGAAAACCCCGAATGCGTAAAAGTACTGAGGCTGGGATCAGAACTGGAGT carries:
- a CDS encoding putative mitochondrial carrier protein (transcript_id=CADANIAT00009140), which encodes MSEDDYELDAYQLYLKYEESPPKEDWRKVALRGPALPTIGNAVAGAVGAAASNLATYPLSLIIARLQTQKRRGRRASDEQKHEDGDEYAGIVDAARKIYSKEGISGLYSGLVQDTLKSVLDAFLFFLAYEFFRQRRIAARYGSQRKSRHKVLPVLDELAVGVLAGAFSKFFTTPLSNIVARKQTSKTSASSSQIASKILSEKGIAGFWSGYSASLILTLNPSITFFLNGILKSVLRRSKGAPSSAAVKFLIAALSKSAASSITYPFSMAKTRSQVSGSSSRSKDEGTNASDDNDSDEIFFVPSIISSVITIARTEGVSELYAGLRGEVLKGFFSHGFTMLAKDAVYSGIVRAYYLILILSRRYPSPEELLEAARERAEEYAEAAREGAKDLAEKAKSNTEEILDSHTGSAAVDMTSNTNPVNVDALGSNETAELVGDYVEDEAREWKSLYHWFWEKEKFGK